In the genome of Raphanus sativus cultivar WK10039 chromosome 4, ASM80110v3, whole genome shotgun sequence, one region contains:
- the LOC108854250 gene encoding dual specificity protein phosphatase PHS1 isoform X1, whose product MAEAEKKRDQTFPQEKEEEKDLDLGHCDEHESPLPLTVTSRVLYMLGDIAAGPAYRFTQWLDLVRKRSATYGSSGFPHRLHRFDDMVSSAGERSADPKSPPSKETSEISLWERLGKASIVDIDSTSFSWSMLSSLHHTEHSSSTDHSEEDQSKPLEVTVNSGGVVFFALFSHPSSEDASRKEEAAAVIKFASSRMATQSERLGYEFAKWLGVQIPQARVIHSCNPEWTLIKEATEKAQAKASSEGDEVGLVTCSELLEALELSRCLLLMSYVHGCPLLESMSSFETEEKAERAASALGRILVLDLVIRNEDRLPCRQLRWRGNPANLLLTDRIVSSSTKPPLECSFEEAFDSAIKRCHPRDYRSIQKERRASSVDSRSRLSVSDHRLVSQSSDFSDITESPRSYDTEFMSPMSDSSSMAPEFHIVTIDSVVPRRPPAGKRASDQEIYPRLVELLLNSSQYSSNLLYEITEGGLGSPQAKDGEETPTNVVTPVVREFRNGFRAGLRDLHEFHIFLVTLHQKLDGLLRAFFSMMDKTMCADFERDDFAVPESPSQSFGGGHDHHYASPSKEQRVVTSDNGFDQSESDLSQRSVPRTPGSENKEGGDAAATSPKSRESWHGRYSRGGESLSSQRLAAKLRDFHKFAKIDAESNKELDQWNETLRNEVMKLCQENGFNTGFFEGSDNNSCTDAYELKVRLEHILERISLITKAANTEKPSMIQENLFIGGGLAARSVYTLQHLGITHILCLCANEIGQSDTQYPDLFNYKNFSQITDDEDSKIEGIFQEALDFINHGEETGGKILVHCFEGRSRSATVVLAYLMLRKNLTLLEAWSKLRKVHRRAQPNDGFARILVNIDKKCHGKVSMEWRQRKPTMKVCPVCGKNAGLSSSSLKLHLQKSHKKLSSGSVDSAMNMEIQKALEALQLSSGRGSSVSSSSFQSLSG is encoded by the exons atgGCGGAAGCAGAGAAGAAGCGAGATCAAACATTTCCTCAG gagaaggaggaggagaaagatCTGGACCTTGGCCACTGCGACGAGCACGAGTCTCCTCTTCCTCTCACCGTCACTTCTCGT GTTCTGTACATGTTAGGAGACATAGCAGCTGGTCCAGCTTATCGGTTCACCCAATGGTTGGATTTAGTTCGTAAACGCAGTGCTACTTACGGTTCCTCTGGCTTCCCTCACCGTCTTCACCGCTTCGATGATATGGTCtcaag TGCAGGAGAGAGGAGTGCTGATCCAAAAAGTCCACCGAGTAAGGAGACTTCAGAGATTAGTCTGTGGGAAAGACTTGGCAAAGCTTCTATTGTTGATATCGACTCCACCTCTTTTTCTTGgagcatgctctcttcgcttcACCACACTGAACATAGTAGCAGCACCGATCATTCTGAAGAGGACCAGAGTAAACCTCTCGAGGTTACTGTGAATTCTGGGGGAGTTGTTTTCTTCGCCCTGTTCAGCCATCCCAGCTCTGAAGATGCTTCACGAAAGGAAGAAGCAGCAGCGGTTATTAAATTCGCATCCTCTAGGATGGCCACGCAGTCAGAACGTCTTGGTTATGAGTTTGCCAAGTGGCTAGGTGTGCAGATTCCGCAg GCTAGAGTAATTCATAGCTGTAACCCTGAGTGGACACTGATCAAAGAAGCAACTGAGAAAGCACAAGCTAAAGCGAGTTCGGAAGGAGACGAGGTTGGTTTGGTGACTTGTTCAGAACTTCTGGAAGCCCTTGAGCTCAGTCGTTGTCTTCTCCTTATGAG CTATGTACATGGATGTCCATTGCTAGAGAGCATGAGCAGTTTCGAAACCGAAGAAAAAGCAGAGAGAGCTGCTTCAGCGCTAGGGAGAATCCTGGTCCTAGATCTCGTGATAAGAAACGAAGACAGACTACCCTGCCGTCAGCTGAGATGGCGCGGCAACCCCGCGAACCTCTTGCTGACAGACAGGATCGTGTCATCATCGACCAAACCTCCTCTGGAGTGCTCTTTCGAAGAAGCGTTCGATTCCGCCATCAAACGGTGCCATCCGAGAGACTACAGATCCATtcagaaggagagaagagcTTCCTCTGTCGACAGCAGGTCTAGGTTGAGTGTCAGCGATCACCGTCTGGTCTCTCAGTCGTCTGACTTCTCTGATATAACCGAATCGCCTAGATCGTATGACACCGAGTTCATGAGTCCCATGTCTGATAGCTCCTCCATGGCTCCTGAGTTTCACATTGTTACTATAGACTCTGTTGTTCCAAGACGTCCTCCTGCTGGCAAACGAGCAAGCGACCAAGAGATCTATCCGAGATTAGTTGAGCTGCTTCTCAACAGCAGCCAGTATTCTTCAAATCTGTTATACGAAATAACAGAAGGAGGTTTAGGGTCTCCACAGGCGAAAGATGGTGAAGAAACACCTACTAATGTAGTGACGCCAGTTGTGCGTGAGTTTCGAAACGGTTTTCGCGCTGGTCTCAGGGACTTGCACGAGTTCCACATCTTCCTCGTCACGCTTCATCAGAAGCTAGACGGTTTGCTGCGCGCGTTTTTCAGTATGATGGACAAAACGATGTGTGCTGATTTCGAGAGAGATGACTTCGCTGTTCCCGAGTCTCCATCGCAGAGTTTTGGCGGCGGCCATGATCATCATTACGCGTCTCCTTCGAAAGAACAACGGGTGGTGACTAGTGATAACGGCTTTGACCAGAGCGAGTCAGATTTGTCGCAGAGATCGGTTCCTAGGACGCCGGGTTCTGAAAACAAGGAAGGGGGAGATGCTGCTGCAACTTCGCCTAAGTCACGAGAAAGCTGGCACGGGAGATACAGTAGAGGTGGAGAGTCTCTTAGTAGTCAGCGTTTGGCAGCAAAGCTCCGTGACTTCCATAAATTTGCAAAGATTGATGCGGAGTCTAATAAAGAACTAGACCAGTGGAATGAAACGCTCAGGAACGAAGTTATGAAACTCTGCCAAGAGAACGGTTTCAACACTGGTTTCTTTGAGGGGAGTGATAATAACAGTTGCACTGATGCTTACGAGCTTAAG GTTAGGCTTGAGCACATTCTTGAGAGGATATCATTGATTACCAAAGCTGCTAATACAGAGAAACCATCAATGATTCAAGAGAATCTCTTCATCGGTGGAGGATTGGCTGCAAGGTCTGTATACACTCTTCAGCATTTAGGTATAACTCATATTCTTTGCTTGTGCGCTAATGAAATAGGGCAATCAGATACTCAGTACCCTGATCTCTTCAACTACAAAAATTTCTCA CAGATAACCGACGATGAAGACTCAAAGATTGAAGGCATCTTTCAAGAAGCTCTTGATTTCATCAACCATGGTGAAGAAACAGGAGGCAAGATATTAGTTCACTGCTTTGAAGGTCGGAGTAGAAGCGCAACCGTAGTGCTTGCCTACCTAATGCTTCGAAA GAACCTGACGCTTTTAGAAGCGTGGAGCAAACTGAGGAAAGTTCATAGGCGAGCTCAGCCGAACGACGGGTTTGCCAGGATCTTGGTGAACATTGACAAGAAATGTCACGGGAAGGTATCGATGGAGTGGAGGCAGAGGAAACCGACGATGAAAGTGTGTCCGGTTTGTGGTAAGAACGCAGGTTTGAGCAGCAGTTCGCTGAAACTGCATCTCCAGAAATCTCACAAGAAGCTGTCTTCGGGAAGCGTGGACAGTGCAATGAACATGGAGATACAAAAGGCTTTGGAGGCACTTCAGCTGAGCAGTGGTCGTGGCTCGAGTGTTAGCTCCAGTTCTTTTCAGTCTCTTAGTGGTTAA
- the LOC108854250 gene encoding dual specificity protein phosphatase PHS1 isoform X2 yields MAEAEKKRDQTFPQEKEEEKDLDLGHCDEHESPLPLTVTSRVLYMLGDIAAGPAYRFTQWLDLVRKRSATYGSSGFPHRLHRFDDMVSSAGERSADPKSPPSKETSEISLWERLGKASIVDIDSTSFSWSMLSSLHHTEHSSSTDHSEEDQSKPLEVTVNSGGVVFFALFSHPSSEDASRKEEAAAVIKFASSRMATQSERLGYEFAKWLGVQIPQARVIHSCNPEWTLIKEATEKAQAKASSEGDEVGLVTCSELLEALELSRCLLLMSYVHGCPLLESMSSFETEEKAERAASALGRILVLDLVIRNEDRLPCRQLRWRGNPANLLLTDRIVSSSTKPPLECSFEEAFDSAIKRCHPRDYRSIQKERRASSVDSRSRLSVSDHRLVSQSSDFSDITESPRSYDTEFMSPMSDSSSMAPEFHIVTIDSVVPRRPPAGKRASDQEIYPRLVELLLNSSQYSSNLLYEITEGGLGSPQAKDGEETPTNVVTPVVREFRNGFRAGLRDLHEFHIFLVTLHQKLDGLLRAFFSMMDKTMCADFERDDFAVPESPSQSFGGGHDHHYASPSKEQRVVTSDNGFDQSESDLSQRSVPRTPGSENKEGGDAAATSPKSRESWHGRYSRGGESLSSQRLAAKLRDFHKFAKIDAESNKELDQWNETLRNEVMKLCQENGFNTGFFEGSDNNSCTDAYELKVRLEHILERISLITKAANTEKPSMIQENLFIGGGLAARSVYTLQHLGITHILCLCANEIGQSDTQYPDLFNYKNFSITDDEDSKIEGIFQEALDFINHGEETGGKILVHCFEGRSRSATVVLAYLMLRKNLTLLEAWSKLRKVHRRAQPNDGFARILVNIDKKCHGKVSMEWRQRKPTMKVCPVCGKNAGLSSSSLKLHLQKSHKKLSSGSVDSAMNMEIQKALEALQLSSGRGSSVSSSSFQSLSG; encoded by the exons atgGCGGAAGCAGAGAAGAAGCGAGATCAAACATTTCCTCAG gagaaggaggaggagaaagatCTGGACCTTGGCCACTGCGACGAGCACGAGTCTCCTCTTCCTCTCACCGTCACTTCTCGT GTTCTGTACATGTTAGGAGACATAGCAGCTGGTCCAGCTTATCGGTTCACCCAATGGTTGGATTTAGTTCGTAAACGCAGTGCTACTTACGGTTCCTCTGGCTTCCCTCACCGTCTTCACCGCTTCGATGATATGGTCtcaag TGCAGGAGAGAGGAGTGCTGATCCAAAAAGTCCACCGAGTAAGGAGACTTCAGAGATTAGTCTGTGGGAAAGACTTGGCAAAGCTTCTATTGTTGATATCGACTCCACCTCTTTTTCTTGgagcatgctctcttcgcttcACCACACTGAACATAGTAGCAGCACCGATCATTCTGAAGAGGACCAGAGTAAACCTCTCGAGGTTACTGTGAATTCTGGGGGAGTTGTTTTCTTCGCCCTGTTCAGCCATCCCAGCTCTGAAGATGCTTCACGAAAGGAAGAAGCAGCAGCGGTTATTAAATTCGCATCCTCTAGGATGGCCACGCAGTCAGAACGTCTTGGTTATGAGTTTGCCAAGTGGCTAGGTGTGCAGATTCCGCAg GCTAGAGTAATTCATAGCTGTAACCCTGAGTGGACACTGATCAAAGAAGCAACTGAGAAAGCACAAGCTAAAGCGAGTTCGGAAGGAGACGAGGTTGGTTTGGTGACTTGTTCAGAACTTCTGGAAGCCCTTGAGCTCAGTCGTTGTCTTCTCCTTATGAG CTATGTACATGGATGTCCATTGCTAGAGAGCATGAGCAGTTTCGAAACCGAAGAAAAAGCAGAGAGAGCTGCTTCAGCGCTAGGGAGAATCCTGGTCCTAGATCTCGTGATAAGAAACGAAGACAGACTACCCTGCCGTCAGCTGAGATGGCGCGGCAACCCCGCGAACCTCTTGCTGACAGACAGGATCGTGTCATCATCGACCAAACCTCCTCTGGAGTGCTCTTTCGAAGAAGCGTTCGATTCCGCCATCAAACGGTGCCATCCGAGAGACTACAGATCCATtcagaaggagagaagagcTTCCTCTGTCGACAGCAGGTCTAGGTTGAGTGTCAGCGATCACCGTCTGGTCTCTCAGTCGTCTGACTTCTCTGATATAACCGAATCGCCTAGATCGTATGACACCGAGTTCATGAGTCCCATGTCTGATAGCTCCTCCATGGCTCCTGAGTTTCACATTGTTACTATAGACTCTGTTGTTCCAAGACGTCCTCCTGCTGGCAAACGAGCAAGCGACCAAGAGATCTATCCGAGATTAGTTGAGCTGCTTCTCAACAGCAGCCAGTATTCTTCAAATCTGTTATACGAAATAACAGAAGGAGGTTTAGGGTCTCCACAGGCGAAAGATGGTGAAGAAACACCTACTAATGTAGTGACGCCAGTTGTGCGTGAGTTTCGAAACGGTTTTCGCGCTGGTCTCAGGGACTTGCACGAGTTCCACATCTTCCTCGTCACGCTTCATCAGAAGCTAGACGGTTTGCTGCGCGCGTTTTTCAGTATGATGGACAAAACGATGTGTGCTGATTTCGAGAGAGATGACTTCGCTGTTCCCGAGTCTCCATCGCAGAGTTTTGGCGGCGGCCATGATCATCATTACGCGTCTCCTTCGAAAGAACAACGGGTGGTGACTAGTGATAACGGCTTTGACCAGAGCGAGTCAGATTTGTCGCAGAGATCGGTTCCTAGGACGCCGGGTTCTGAAAACAAGGAAGGGGGAGATGCTGCTGCAACTTCGCCTAAGTCACGAGAAAGCTGGCACGGGAGATACAGTAGAGGTGGAGAGTCTCTTAGTAGTCAGCGTTTGGCAGCAAAGCTCCGTGACTTCCATAAATTTGCAAAGATTGATGCGGAGTCTAATAAAGAACTAGACCAGTGGAATGAAACGCTCAGGAACGAAGTTATGAAACTCTGCCAAGAGAACGGTTTCAACACTGGTTTCTTTGAGGGGAGTGATAATAACAGTTGCACTGATGCTTACGAGCTTAAG GTTAGGCTTGAGCACATTCTTGAGAGGATATCATTGATTACCAAAGCTGCTAATACAGAGAAACCATCAATGATTCAAGAGAATCTCTTCATCGGTGGAGGATTGGCTGCAAGGTCTGTATACACTCTTCAGCATTTAGGTATAACTCATATTCTTTGCTTGTGCGCTAATGAAATAGGGCAATCAGATACTCAGTACCCTGATCTCTTCAACTACAAAAATTTCTCA ATAACCGACGATGAAGACTCAAAGATTGAAGGCATCTTTCAAGAAGCTCTTGATTTCATCAACCATGGTGAAGAAACAGGAGGCAAGATATTAGTTCACTGCTTTGAAGGTCGGAGTAGAAGCGCAACCGTAGTGCTTGCCTACCTAATGCTTCGAAA GAACCTGACGCTTTTAGAAGCGTGGAGCAAACTGAGGAAAGTTCATAGGCGAGCTCAGCCGAACGACGGGTTTGCCAGGATCTTGGTGAACATTGACAAGAAATGTCACGGGAAGGTATCGATGGAGTGGAGGCAGAGGAAACCGACGATGAAAGTGTGTCCGGTTTGTGGTAAGAACGCAGGTTTGAGCAGCAGTTCGCTGAAACTGCATCTCCAGAAATCTCACAAGAAGCTGTCTTCGGGAAGCGTGGACAGTGCAATGAACATGGAGATACAAAAGGCTTTGGAGGCACTTCAGCTGAGCAGTGGTCGTGGCTCGAGTGTTAGCTCCAGTTCTTTTCAGTCTCTTAGTGGTTAA
- the LOC108854250 gene encoding dual specificity protein phosphatase PHS1 isoform X3 — translation MMVVSQEKEEEKDLDLGHCDEHESPLPLTVTSRVLYMLGDIAAGPAYRFTQWLDLVRKRSATYGSSGFPHRLHRFDDMVSSAGERSADPKSPPSKETSEISLWERLGKASIVDIDSTSFSWSMLSSLHHTEHSSSTDHSEEDQSKPLEVTVNSGGVVFFALFSHPSSEDASRKEEAAAVIKFASSRMATQSERLGYEFAKWLGVQIPQARVIHSCNPEWTLIKEATEKAQAKASSEGDEVGLVTCSELLEALELSRCLLLMSYVHGCPLLESMSSFETEEKAERAASALGRILVLDLVIRNEDRLPCRQLRWRGNPANLLLTDRIVSSSTKPPLECSFEEAFDSAIKRCHPRDYRSIQKERRASSVDSRSRLSVSDHRLVSQSSDFSDITESPRSYDTEFMSPMSDSSSMAPEFHIVTIDSVVPRRPPAGKRASDQEIYPRLVELLLNSSQYSSNLLYEITEGGLGSPQAKDGEETPTNVVTPVVREFRNGFRAGLRDLHEFHIFLVTLHQKLDGLLRAFFSMMDKTMCADFERDDFAVPESPSQSFGGGHDHHYASPSKEQRVVTSDNGFDQSESDLSQRSVPRTPGSENKEGGDAAATSPKSRESWHGRYSRGGESLSSQRLAAKLRDFHKFAKIDAESNKELDQWNETLRNEVMKLCQENGFNTGFFEGSDNNSCTDAYELKVRLEHILERISLITKAANTEKPSMIQENLFIGGGLAARSVYTLQHLGITHILCLCANEIGQSDTQYPDLFNYKNFSQITDDEDSKIEGIFQEALDFINHGEETGGKILVHCFEGRSRSATVVLAYLMLRKNLTLLEAWSKLRKVHRRAQPNDGFARILVNIDKKCHGKVSMEWRQRKPTMKVCPVCGKNAGLSSSSLKLHLQKSHKKLSSGSVDSAMNMEIQKALEALQLSSGRGSSVSSSSFQSLSG, via the exons ATGATGGTGGTCTCacaggagaaggaggaggagaaagatCTGGACCTTGGCCACTGCGACGAGCACGAGTCTCCTCTTCCTCTCACCGTCACTTCTCGT GTTCTGTACATGTTAGGAGACATAGCAGCTGGTCCAGCTTATCGGTTCACCCAATGGTTGGATTTAGTTCGTAAACGCAGTGCTACTTACGGTTCCTCTGGCTTCCCTCACCGTCTTCACCGCTTCGATGATATGGTCtcaag TGCAGGAGAGAGGAGTGCTGATCCAAAAAGTCCACCGAGTAAGGAGACTTCAGAGATTAGTCTGTGGGAAAGACTTGGCAAAGCTTCTATTGTTGATATCGACTCCACCTCTTTTTCTTGgagcatgctctcttcgcttcACCACACTGAACATAGTAGCAGCACCGATCATTCTGAAGAGGACCAGAGTAAACCTCTCGAGGTTACTGTGAATTCTGGGGGAGTTGTTTTCTTCGCCCTGTTCAGCCATCCCAGCTCTGAAGATGCTTCACGAAAGGAAGAAGCAGCAGCGGTTATTAAATTCGCATCCTCTAGGATGGCCACGCAGTCAGAACGTCTTGGTTATGAGTTTGCCAAGTGGCTAGGTGTGCAGATTCCGCAg GCTAGAGTAATTCATAGCTGTAACCCTGAGTGGACACTGATCAAAGAAGCAACTGAGAAAGCACAAGCTAAAGCGAGTTCGGAAGGAGACGAGGTTGGTTTGGTGACTTGTTCAGAACTTCTGGAAGCCCTTGAGCTCAGTCGTTGTCTTCTCCTTATGAG CTATGTACATGGATGTCCATTGCTAGAGAGCATGAGCAGTTTCGAAACCGAAGAAAAAGCAGAGAGAGCTGCTTCAGCGCTAGGGAGAATCCTGGTCCTAGATCTCGTGATAAGAAACGAAGACAGACTACCCTGCCGTCAGCTGAGATGGCGCGGCAACCCCGCGAACCTCTTGCTGACAGACAGGATCGTGTCATCATCGACCAAACCTCCTCTGGAGTGCTCTTTCGAAGAAGCGTTCGATTCCGCCATCAAACGGTGCCATCCGAGAGACTACAGATCCATtcagaaggagagaagagcTTCCTCTGTCGACAGCAGGTCTAGGTTGAGTGTCAGCGATCACCGTCTGGTCTCTCAGTCGTCTGACTTCTCTGATATAACCGAATCGCCTAGATCGTATGACACCGAGTTCATGAGTCCCATGTCTGATAGCTCCTCCATGGCTCCTGAGTTTCACATTGTTACTATAGACTCTGTTGTTCCAAGACGTCCTCCTGCTGGCAAACGAGCAAGCGACCAAGAGATCTATCCGAGATTAGTTGAGCTGCTTCTCAACAGCAGCCAGTATTCTTCAAATCTGTTATACGAAATAACAGAAGGAGGTTTAGGGTCTCCACAGGCGAAAGATGGTGAAGAAACACCTACTAATGTAGTGACGCCAGTTGTGCGTGAGTTTCGAAACGGTTTTCGCGCTGGTCTCAGGGACTTGCACGAGTTCCACATCTTCCTCGTCACGCTTCATCAGAAGCTAGACGGTTTGCTGCGCGCGTTTTTCAGTATGATGGACAAAACGATGTGTGCTGATTTCGAGAGAGATGACTTCGCTGTTCCCGAGTCTCCATCGCAGAGTTTTGGCGGCGGCCATGATCATCATTACGCGTCTCCTTCGAAAGAACAACGGGTGGTGACTAGTGATAACGGCTTTGACCAGAGCGAGTCAGATTTGTCGCAGAGATCGGTTCCTAGGACGCCGGGTTCTGAAAACAAGGAAGGGGGAGATGCTGCTGCAACTTCGCCTAAGTCACGAGAAAGCTGGCACGGGAGATACAGTAGAGGTGGAGAGTCTCTTAGTAGTCAGCGTTTGGCAGCAAAGCTCCGTGACTTCCATAAATTTGCAAAGATTGATGCGGAGTCTAATAAAGAACTAGACCAGTGGAATGAAACGCTCAGGAACGAAGTTATGAAACTCTGCCAAGAGAACGGTTTCAACACTGGTTTCTTTGAGGGGAGTGATAATAACAGTTGCACTGATGCTTACGAGCTTAAG GTTAGGCTTGAGCACATTCTTGAGAGGATATCATTGATTACCAAAGCTGCTAATACAGAGAAACCATCAATGATTCAAGAGAATCTCTTCATCGGTGGAGGATTGGCTGCAAGGTCTGTATACACTCTTCAGCATTTAGGTATAACTCATATTCTTTGCTTGTGCGCTAATGAAATAGGGCAATCAGATACTCAGTACCCTGATCTCTTCAACTACAAAAATTTCTCA CAGATAACCGACGATGAAGACTCAAAGATTGAAGGCATCTTTCAAGAAGCTCTTGATTTCATCAACCATGGTGAAGAAACAGGAGGCAAGATATTAGTTCACTGCTTTGAAGGTCGGAGTAGAAGCGCAACCGTAGTGCTTGCCTACCTAATGCTTCGAAA GAACCTGACGCTTTTAGAAGCGTGGAGCAAACTGAGGAAAGTTCATAGGCGAGCTCAGCCGAACGACGGGTTTGCCAGGATCTTGGTGAACATTGACAAGAAATGTCACGGGAAGGTATCGATGGAGTGGAGGCAGAGGAAACCGACGATGAAAGTGTGTCCGGTTTGTGGTAAGAACGCAGGTTTGAGCAGCAGTTCGCTGAAACTGCATCTCCAGAAATCTCACAAGAAGCTGTCTTCGGGAAGCGTGGACAGTGCAATGAACATGGAGATACAAAAGGCTTTGGAGGCACTTCAGCTGAGCAGTGGTCGTGGCTCGAGTGTTAGCTCCAGTTCTTTTCAGTCTCTTAGTGGTTAA